Genomic window (Nicotiana sylvestris chromosome 7, ASM39365v2, whole genome shotgun sequence):
tatgtgtttacttcataGCTTCAACATTCCTGTCTACTTTACTATTGTTGTTCAGTGATTAAATTACGTAAGTCCTTTCTTTGCATTTGTTTCTATTGTGAATTCCTAtcccctattcccttctatgtggtTGAGTTAAGGTTCTTAgtctggcagtatccaaattactaCCCAGGtcataacctgatccacaatggatcctaactcctaaGATTTGACTAACAGGCTGGTCAGGGATGTGCCAGCATTCTCAAttgttgggcatgaccaccagcctgccatggctttccTTGATCcccctatgcacttacacttactcttagactcttaagttttgcccccctcttatgagccttgctttgggaccttgagttccttctgaacttggacatctgagggctggcccttccacactgcactatgatcttaattctgcaatgtgtttggaagcaggagtggaagtgaggcttgactctcaagtcatccctaagaggggtagtttcaagtaccttgggtcagttattcagggaatcggggagatcgacgaggatgtaacacatcgtataggggtggggtggatgaagtggaggttagaaacgggagtcttgtgtgacaagaaagtgccaccgttactaaaaagtaagttttatagagcagtggttaggcctgctatattgtatgggaccgagtgttggtcggttaaaaattcacacatccagaagatgaaagtagcagagatgaggatgctgaggtggatgtgcgggcatacaatgatggacaagattaggaatgaagatattcgagagaaggtgggtgtggcccccatggaggacaagatgcgagaagcaagactcagatggtttggacacattcagaggaggagcactgatgcaccagtgaggaggtgtgagcgactggctgtggtgggcatGAGGAGAGgcagagggagacctaagaagtattggggggaggtgatcaggcaggacatgacacgacttaggatttctgaggacatggcccttgatagggaattgtggaggtcgagcattaaggttgtaggttagggggaagTTTGTGAATATTACTACAGCGCACTAGAGGGAGACAAGCCATTTAGGAGTTAGACTTAGGATGCTACTGACCAGCTACTGATGCAGGGTTGTATCtgttggatattagtataccttacatccttttcgtatttcctatatttcttatattattgctattttgttattttatgttatgtattttatgttatttactatgagtctattgatagtactaatatattatCTTTTGTTGCTCTTTTGAGCCGATGGTCTCTTGGAAACAGccactctgcccctcggggtaggggtaaggtctgcgtacatattaccctccccagaccccacttgtgggattatactgggatgttgttgttgttgttgttgttgttgttgtttgggaTGTAAGCACTTCCCGgagcccctttgagactcttaggaACTTTGGCACATCCcaagtatgagaaaggcttttggaaatccgatcctggaagttggtttatctcatattgttggactttgggTCTGAATTAGGTTGTTTGGTTGTAGCTAgaacttctgatgtaatttttttacctttttttttctgAGTCATTcaggtctgtaataatttgtaataactattagGGATGGCTAGTGGAGAGGGATGGGATGAATGTATGCAGAGGGGTaaataacttgcctataggattttctgattCCTACATTCACATAAACAACATGCATATATGTTACTTATAAATTTCTgcatcttagaaattatgcctataggtttctgcacttctgcatatagaaatcctgtctctaagtttctgcatttctgcatatagaaatcatgatcataggtttcctgcacttctgcatatacatgtcattaggcaaacaatcataggtttagtaataatcaacttcattctagatatTATACCTATAGGACTCTCGCATGTTTGCAATCGTTTAAAAACCAATAatgcttagaaatcatgcctataggagtaatcaattgAATCAGATTCGCTATTCCATCTCTGagtttaaaatcagtagtaatatcGTTTACAATCTGCAAAACTCTTGTTTATAAAACCAGTAatcctttctttaaaatcagtgttgttagatgtcatgcctataggtctcacctaggcaaaccattaggtgatcaattaactgtgtcagttttgataaactacaatcagacaaggctaattcggactcctcatctgagaaatatgtgataaatcagcctgtcctaacgctttaattcagaccataactagtatttgaagtcatgctatatATTTGCTCCTCTGGGTGAGGAGGCTtgtttgagccttaactgctatttgtttttcctctaattgcttatgtgttttgttgtcgcctagactttttatccttttaaaactctgaaaagccccaactccctcccctttaggattagtagtctcaaatgcctccgggactgataggatcgggacgggtaatagcatgcaataagaaacgatactattccgtactttaataccttaacggggtgggaagggtagatatggatatgatgaccggtgcgctaataccacgtgtagcccctcttttgaagagtgattaccgggtattgcattgatgtgatccagattatttgtaaacctaggaccccctttcctttatttgtttattttattttcaaactatttctttaaaatttttgctttctttactttcgtcaaactctcaacttgcttgcaatattatgtgaaaaccccctctacttgagacttctatttgcttacttgttattcaaagtcacaattgtaatatggcggggaaccacactagtggatcttggggggtgcctaaccccttcccctcaagataatttctagcccttacccgaactctgattttccaactcgaactcttctttagtgtcctaatgcactttaatcattaggtagcgactcttcaacccaaaaaacccaattcccaagagggaacgagttgtccttccaaatgtcatcaacccgatttcgccttagaaaaatggggcgcgacaaCTATATAGGTCAACATTTGATCAAAAGAATTCTACTTAAGGAAGAACGACCAAGAGTCAACCAAACCGAAGTCACGTATAAGAAGCAATATACCGGCGAGTGATTTAGCTACGGGCGAGGTCGAGCACTCAATTCGGCCCGAACGGCTAGTTCAACACTTAGGCATTTTAGAGGAATATTCTACGGGATATTCCAAGAACTTAGGTACTCTGGTTAAGGACCGCTGGGTAaggaaagtattttgtataaatATCACGGGAGAGAGTAACAGAAGGAGGGGTGATaggaacacacacacacacacacacatatacatcTGACTAAAGGTGAAGATGTTCTCGGATCTCAGGCTCTTCGtcgaaaaaggagaaaagagctTAGAATCTCGGTATTCATCTGTAATTCAGCTTTATCAAATGTATGGAGGTTGGTCTTGTTGAAGAATGGTCACCCTTTGCATTTATGTATTCCTCATTATCATTTGATATTATTGGAGCAATCGTCCTTTTGTTACATTATGAAATTCAATTGCAATCAAATTTTATGTTCAGTTATACTTGTTTATTCCTATCTTCTATCTCATATCTAGAATAAATTATCGCTGGCTAGAATTTACCTCAAATCctcttatttaattaatttaataaaaagGCATAATACTTTTTAGCCAAACACCAATCATGTTTAACTTTATTCACCCATCAAATAAAATGAAGTGGAATGGTTCAGTAGTTGGATAAATGAAGTTTTTGACAAATAATATTGAATGGAACAAATATCTAAATAGAGGACCACAGTTTCTTGATTTTTATGGTTGTCTTTGTTCTTAATTAGTCACTATTAGTTTGGAGAAGCCATGTAACCCTATAACCAGTGAGGCTGACAACCCATCTCTATTGATGCCGATGACACAAGAGGCCTTGGTTACATGATCGACATCTTtatgttaaaatagcacggtctagtcagttttcggactgatcattcaaaaataatcAGCGTTTAttaagtcaatgaaaaataaccactattttgctgcaacagagactggtccagcataatatactggagtttggtgcacctgtgtatgaacttccaacatattatgctggactgatatactttgttggctccagtataatatactggagactggagcaccggtgctccaaactacagtatattatgctgaaccggtatattatgctggagtatttttccggattttgaacagtgttttcattcagatttatctttacataaaaagtggctaaatttcaattacttttgaaactgtaactatttttgaatgaccacttgtaaatctggctattttttaatttctccccatCTTTATatatctccaaataatcttgattttggaaataatcttgattttgGTTACGCCTTCGCAACCAATTATGGTGATTTTAGAACCAAAATGACGCAGAAAATTATTTCTGTCAAGAAAGTGAGTGTCAAAAATTAAATGATACATAAATACCTATAACACATAAAATATCAACATTATATTAGCTAATGTTGATTAACGGCCGCCACCTAAGTTCGacaatacataacacatgaaattCATTTGAttcacaaaagaaaaaaagaaaaacttagaGGGAGAGCACATTAGGATGTTACACTTGGTTTTCTGATTTAACTTGTTTTATAGTATTTAATGGATACTTGTGTGTGCATATATAAAAATGATTTCCTAAAATCCAAAATACATAAATACAAAAATGAGTAGGTATTGTACCttagaagaaaatcaaaagaaaatgtcGCAATCAAGTATTAAGCCCCTATAGTATTCTTTGCACAAAATCAAGGCACCAGCCCTGACACTGGCTGACCAAAGATATTAAGCCGCATGTTCTCTTGGCAAGTCGGCAGGAAGACGCAGGGTCGGATATAGATAGCTGATTACGTGTTCAATTCAACTTAATAATTTCAATACAAAACTTAGATATATATGTAAAAATAaccaaaatttattaaatatatacatattttatatttatagtatttttTACTGTGTAATGAGTTAAAATATGAAGCATAAAGTTAAAATTCTGAATCCGCTACTAGGGAGATGGAAGAGAGCCGTGCTAGTGTTGTCACAATATGAcatagggagaaattcaaaaatagtcagatttacaagtgatcattcaaaaataatcatagtttcaaaagtagtcgaatttaaccacttttcatgtaaagataaatctaaaggaaaatattgttcaaaattGGGTAAatactccaatatattatactggagttccagtataatataccggtccagcataatatgctggatgttcatacacaggtgctccaatctctagtatattatgctgcaACTTTTTGCGTGTTGGATACACATGTGTACCGATcttcaatatattatgctggaactttccgtattgcagcaaaatagtgggtattttttaatgactttgcaaatgctaactatttttgaataaccagtccaaaaactgtctagtccgtgctatttttactatgACACAATGACAAGTTGCTTTTGCTGCTGGGTTTGATTAGGTGGCCAACTTATAACCTCAGCAAGAGATTAGCTACTGTACCAGCCAGAATTTCAAAATCTTAATTACGTAGCTATCCAAATAATAAGTTAACATTTGTATCAAAAATGGGATTGACTCAACGTTAACATCAGGGAAAAATTAGAATACTCTTTGCTGATGTTCTAATTCTAATCCACATACAAAACGACTCAAAGAGTAAATGTGCATTTGAAGAACCCCACACTGCTTTCAGCTTTCATACTTTGCTTCCTcaataaacaaaaagaaaaaaaataaagccTAAAACGTCTGAGGAAGTTAGGCCAACGGTTATAGTTCCTCACCCTCTTTTAAAAAATTCACTTGAAATCAAAGCAAAAGGGGCTGTTTGATTATTGGTCACCATCTGAACCCAAACTTCACCTTCCTCGATCTGTCATGTTTGTTCAACCCCATAACctctttctcttcttatttcctcccTTTTTATTCCTACTTCCATTCCTCTTTTCTCTATTCTTATCCATTTTCTTAGAGATTCTTGAAATTATGTAATAGGTTCGATTTGGGAAATTTTTGCTGTGACATGCTGCCAGggaattttctttgaaaaattctATAATAATCATTGTCTCTCCATCCACATGCTATATGGTATTATTACTGATGATATATTACTTGATAGCAGTAAGAATTTGAAAGTTCTTGGAAATTTCTCCTCGTTGACGAATTTGTTAAATACACCTCCTGGCTGAGGTACAAGTATGTTTAGCTAAGCAGTGTCCGGAGTCGGCTCCATGATTTAAATTTGACTGTTCAATATTTTTGTTCTTGTCACCGAACCCATTACACTTTTTTTTACTGTATATCTATATTTCGTATTGAAAATACTGGTTTCAGTTGAACCTATTGATCTACATACGCGTCATCATTCGCAATGAATAGCCGTTACTTCATTACAACAGACTCGTTATGTAGTTCTCGAGTTGTTGTTCCTTTCCCGACAATTGCAACTGAAGTTGTGGGAGAAACAATGGATGTTAATGTTAGAAACATGTCTTCATCAAGGACACCTCTTTCTTCATTCTTGATAAGAATGACTATTAGAATATCAAGATCAAGGTGTTTCAGTTTCTTAAGGAGGGTGTTTCATTACCAAAATGGTTCAAGATCAGAACTTGGTTCAAATCCTTTTAATTCTGTGATTTGGATGATGATGGAGTGCATAGCTTTAAGTATTCAGATAATTGTCACAGCATACACATTGGCTATTTCAAAGGAAGAAAGGCCAGTTTGGCCAATGAGGATTTGGGTATTTGGATATTCTTTTGGATGTGTACTTAGTCTGATTCTGCTTTATTGGCGCTATTGGGCATTATATATCAGGCAAAGAGATGATATTGAGCAGCAAATAAACCATGATGATGAATCAAGGTAATACTTCACCCTGTCCAAAATATTAGTCGTTTTGGCACAATGAATAATCTCTTTCAAAATATTTGACATTTTATAAAGGTCATTTTTTTTTCGTAGATACCCTTAATCCAATTAGTGGAGTATTAAATAAGGAAGTAAAAAGTAATTTAGATAAATAATCTTTATAACTAAAACTAATATCTTTTTTTGAGAGGTGtgcaaaaattttaaaaagacGAATAATATGGATGGAATGAGTGGTACAGACAGACCTTTCTATGACAGCATCCATATATAACAACACTTTACTATAAAAATCAAGTTTTTTCGGAatcaatttttatgttatgttataatatatgttctctataacagcATTTCACTATAACATCCTaaaatattcggaacaaacggtgttgttatagagaggttttaCTTTACTTTTCTCCCTCCCTTGCTCCCTCGGGGGTAATTTGAGGCTCAAATAGACGCCATGGTTTCCATCCACATAATGAATACCTTCTTGAATTTGAACATATCAAATGCTATTTTGTGTTGACATGCACAAAGAGTTTGACAGGTCTAACTTTTGTATTCATTTTTCAACATGTGTTAAACAAATAAAATTCACTCTAATCCATAGCCCAATACTTGTTCGATTTTAATACTTGGCTTCAATTTTAATAACGTAATCCTCATTTGACTTTTGACTAGGCTGCATTTCTTGTTTCTGTTGTTTTGAGTCATGTGGTTCAGCTGGTGGcaagaaaaaatttaaaaattgtctACAAGAACCAAATGTCTCAAATTGTTTCTTTTTCCACCATTAAACAATGTGGCTGTGATGAACTTATACGTTTGTGCATAAACTAGACTTGAGCTACATCAACAAACTTACTTAATTTTACATTTTCAAGAATTTGCATATTAAAGATCAGATGTAATAGAATAAAAGATAAACTTCCTATGATTTAACTTATAGGCACTAACAACGTAAAAAGTGTTATACTATCAGTGTATTTTAACATGTACGTTGTAAGAGGTAAATTATCAAGATTATTAATTTGAGTTTTAATATTTTAGATGATTTGATAGTGTAAAATTCTTTTTCCAGGGCCTTGCCGCCTCTACTGGAGAGATGTCGGACTTGTATAGAATTGTTCTTCGCCATATGGTTTGTAATGGGAAATGTTTGGGTGTTTGATTCACGCTTTGGATCATTTCATCGTGCTCCAAAACTTCATGTCCTCTGCATCTCACTGCTAGCTTGGAATGCTATCACTTACTCTTTCCCCTTCATATTGTTTGTATTGTTATGCTGTTGTGTGCCAATTTTGAGTAGTCTTCTTGGCTATAACATGAACATGGGATCACTCGATCGAGGCGCATCTGATGAACAACTCTCCAATTTACCTAGCTGGAAATACAAGGAAATTGGAAATAAACAGGAGTTTCAGACTTCAGCTATAGATAATGAAAATGCTGTAAGTGATCTGTTTCCTTATTAAACACCTAGAATTAGAGAAgaaacaaattgtaaagaaaggATGTTTTTGATATGACGAAAGTGATTTTTTATTGAAGAGGCAATATTTTCTAAGAAAGAATATTTATTAAAGACGGGGATAATAATATTAGCAAACGGATAGTGTTTTAATGAAATTTTTAGTGTTAATTAAGGCAGTGATTTAAAGTTAAGAGTTTGACATGATTATGAAGGAAAATGAATTCCGTCCAAAAGTGAAGGAAGACATTTTTcgtctaaaaaatattttctggcTACCAAACACTagaaataaattattttatagAAACATTTTTCCGACTTTCATTGTACCAAATACACacttagaaaagaaaaaaagaatgtaGCAAGGAAATTTGTACATCATTCCTCAAATTAAAGCCTAACAAGTTTGTGGGATAACAGGAATGTTGTATCTGTTTGGCCAAGTACAGAGACAAAGAAGAGATGAGAGAGTTGCCTTGTTCTCATATATTCCATCTCAAATGTGTGGATCAATGGCTCAGAATTATATCTTGTTGTCCTCTCTGTAAACAAGAATTAGAGAGGTAAAAATTGCAAGAAAAGCTCATGATAGTACTACTGATACttcatttgtttttattttaattttcttgCCCAAGTTTTAAAGAAAAGGTCAATATAAATTGCATGTAAAACATAGTTACTAGAGTGAGCAAAAAGTTATTGTAAATTATAGTTCACCAGTGACTATGCTTCTTGGTGAGAGAGTATTGAGAAGAATCAAGAGAAGTTGATGGCGCAAAAGTTGTTTCCTTTTTTTGGGAAGATATCATTATGTATCTCTTTCTGTATTGACTACCAGTATGATGTTAAATTCAAAAGCTTAGTAGAGGCTTCTTAAAGGAAAATGGAAATTAGTCAGCTTTGTCGATTTGGAATATCATTTCTTTTGTGAGATTTCCTCCTAGTGCCCTCAATCTGCAAACACATGGACGGCTCAATTATCTCGTCGCTTAAAGGCGAAATCAATATTGAGAGGcccttaaatttttttttataaaatttgtacactaaaaaaaaattactttctaAACAATAAATTAATCATTTCAGACAAAAAATAGCGaatttcaaaaaaacaaaaaaggaagaaGAGCATAAAGAATAACACGGTGGATTATCAAATGTTGAGGTGAGGAACTCAAAGTGAAATTTTTGATTTGGCTATCATCACaaacaaggaaaaaaaataaac
Coding sequences:
- the LOC104214624 gene encoding E3 ubiquitin-protein ligase At1g63170-like, with product MNSRYFITTDSLCSSRVVVPFPTIATEVVGETMDVNVRNMSSSRTPLSSFLIRMTIRISRSRCFSFLRRVFHYQNGSRSELGSNPFNSVIWMMMECIALSIQIIVTAYTLAISKEERPVWPMRIWVFGYSFGCVLSLILLYWRYWALYIRQRDDIEQQINHDDESRALPPLLERCRTCIELFFAIWFVMGNVWVFDSRFGSFHRAPKLHVLCISLLAWNAITYSFPFILFVLLCCCVPILSSLLGYNMNMGSLDRGASDEQLSNLPSWKYKEIGNKQEFQTSAIDNENAECCICLAKYRDKEEMRELPCSHIFHLKCVDQWLRIISCCPLCKQELER